The following are encoded in a window of Flavobacterium cupriresistens genomic DNA:
- a CDS encoding Sec-independent protein translocase subunit TatA/TatB: protein MFGIGGGELVFILFIVLMLFGSDKVPEIARTMGKAMAQLKNATNDIKSEIQKGAEANGLDAKSLTDITGNINAEINNAKTNLLGDTTNLLGDTTNEIEKVKEDIDSISGPVKRQR from the coding sequence ATGTTTGGTATAGGAGGAGGAGAATTAGTTTTCATACTGTTTATAGTACTAATGCTTTTTGGTTCAGATAAGGTGCCTGAAATCGCACGTACAATGGGTAAAGCAATGGCGCAGTTAAAAAATGCTACAAACGATATTAAAAGTGAAATTCAAAAAGGAGCAGAGGCCAATGGTCTTGACGCTAAATCTTTGACGGATATCACTGGAAATATCAATGCTGAAATCAATAATGCAAAAACTAATTTACTGGGAGATACAACTAATTTGCTTGGCGATACAACCAATGAGATCGAAAAAGTAAAAGAAGATATTGACTCTATCTCAGGACCTGTAAAACGCCAAAGATAA
- a CDS encoding phosphatase PAP2 family protein: MLEKIQELDTNLFVYLNGLGSETYDKLWLIITNQLNWTPLFLLIFYLIYKKIGGKQTLYVLLFIAVLIAFTDQTTNLVKNTVQRLRPCNNPEINSFIRIVQVRKSFSFFSGHAANTMAVATFLYLVLKRHFKYLGFLFLWPLVFAYSRIYLGLHYPGDILTGYFVGAVFGTLIYLLYRKLKPRYFPG, from the coding sequence ATGCTCGAAAAAATACAAGAATTAGATACCAACCTCTTTGTGTATCTGAATGGTTTAGGTTCTGAAACTTACGATAAATTATGGTTGATCATCACCAATCAATTGAATTGGACGCCTCTTTTTCTACTTATTTTTTATCTGATTTATAAAAAGATAGGAGGAAAACAAACCTTGTATGTACTTCTTTTTATAGCGGTTTTAATTGCGTTTACCGATCAAACTACCAATCTGGTTAAAAATACCGTTCAGCGTTTACGTCCTTGTAATAACCCAGAAATCAACTCTTTTATTCGTATTGTTCAGGTTAGAAAATCATTTAGTTTTTTCTCCGGTCATGCGGCCAATACGATGGCTGTTGCGACCTTTTTATACTTAGTCTTAAAACGCCATTTTAAATATTTAGGATTCTTGTTTTTATGGCCGTTAGTCTTCGCTTATAGCCGTATTTATCTGGGATTGCACTATCCGGGAGACATTCTTACCGGCTATTTTGTTGGAGCCGTTTTTGGGACATTGATTTATTTGCTGTATCGAAAATTGAAACCCAGGTACTTTCCGGGATAA
- a CDS encoding Crp/Fnr family transcriptional regulator: protein MKAGDLIHLIQQNNLVENTIAIERNEFLKVEGSVDTNIYFIEEGSLRIFVLDDDEERIIRFGYKNNIVVSIDSFLSESPSDFYIQAIKKTLVKVIPKKGFMDFVNRNEDNLRLWIKIIEDLVLQQVEREKDILISSPKERFERVLKRSPQLFQEVPNKHIANYLRMSPETLSRLKKR from the coding sequence ATGAAAGCCGGTGACCTCATACACTTGATCCAACAAAATAATCTGGTTGAAAATACAATTGCCATTGAACGCAATGAATTCCTCAAAGTAGAAGGAAGTGTTGATACCAATATTTATTTTATAGAGGAGGGCAGTCTGCGGATTTTTGTACTGGATGATGATGAAGAACGTATTATTCGTTTTGGGTATAAAAACAATATAGTGGTTTCGATAGACTCGTTTCTGTCTGAGAGTCCGTCGGATTTTTATATTCAGGCTATAAAAAAGACGCTGGTAAAAGTTATTCCGAAAAAGGGATTTATGGACTTTGTTAACCGGAACGAAGATAATCTCAGGCTTTGGATAAAAATTATAGAAGATCTCGTTCTGCAGCAAGTTGAACGGGAAAAAGACATTCTGATCAGTTCGCCCAAAGAACGTTTTGAGAGGGTGTTGAAAAGAAGTCCACAGTTATTTCAGGAAGTTCCAAACAAACATATTGCAAATTATTTGAGGATGAGCCCCGAAACTTTGTCGAGGCTAAAAAAACGTTGA
- a CDS encoding DinB family protein: protein MNIKSEDLIKDLIASTQLIIDKAESLKAESDAVLNFRTNPKAWSILECLEHLNRYGRFYLPEITGQIQKTSSEQERYFKSGWLGDYFAKSMMPKEKLNTMKTFKSMNPINSTLDKAVIDDFINQQIEMLELLNSAKEVSLAKTKTAISISKGIRLKLGDTFRFVIYHNQRHVAQAERVLDAARDI, encoded by the coding sequence ATGAATATAAAATCGGAGGATTTAATAAAAGACTTAATAGCAAGTACACAACTAATTATTGACAAAGCGGAGTCTTTGAAAGCAGAAAGTGATGCCGTGCTTAATTTCAGAACAAACCCTAAGGCCTGGAGTATTTTGGAATGTTTGGAACATCTTAATCGCTACGGTAGATTTTATCTTCCTGAAATTACCGGGCAAATACAGAAAACCAGTTCAGAACAGGAAAGGTATTTTAAAAGTGGCTGGCTGGGAGATTATTTTGCAAAAAGTATGATGCCAAAAGAAAAGCTAAATACAATGAAGACTTTTAAGAGCATGAATCCCATAAACAGCACATTAGACAAAGCCGTTATTGATGATTTTATCAACCAGCAAATTGAGATGCTCGAATTGTTGAATAGTGCCAAAGAAGTAAGTCTTGCTAAAACAAAAACAGCCATCAGTATCTCAAAAGGAATACGTTTGAAATTAGGAGATACCTTCAGATTTGTAATTTACCACAATCAAAGGCATGTTGCGCAAGCCGAAAGAGTATTGGATGCTGCTCGTGATATTTGA
- a CDS encoding phytanoyl-CoA dioxygenase family protein, whose protein sequence is MNYLNKIDTEGFAIIDKVYNEKEINKIISLIENTTENTTENATFRKSQDLFAIRQFHKEIPKTLDFIFNQNLKDIIENTFGKGFFITKSIYFDKPEKSNWFVGYHQDLTISVDKKMEIENFENWTVKQNQFAVQPPKEILENNFTIRIHIDKTTRENGALKVIKNSHSKGILRIENLEMEDETICEVEKGGIMIMRPLLFHASSKTTNNERRRVIHIEFSKQELPNGLSWSEKDCIEN, encoded by the coding sequence ATGAATTATCTGAACAAAATAGACACTGAAGGTTTTGCTATTATTGATAAGGTATACAACGAGAAGGAAATCAATAAGATAATCTCCTTAATTGAAAATACAACCGAAAACACAACCGAAAATGCCACTTTTAGAAAATCTCAGGATTTATTTGCCATTAGGCAATTTCACAAAGAAATTCCGAAAACTTTAGATTTCATTTTCAATCAAAACTTAAAGGACATTATTGAAAATACTTTTGGGAAAGGTTTTTTTATAACCAAATCGATCTATTTTGACAAACCCGAAAAATCAAACTGGTTTGTTGGGTATCATCAGGATTTGACTATTTCTGTTGACAAAAAAATGGAGATTGAAAACTTCGAAAACTGGACGGTTAAACAAAATCAATTTGCTGTTCAGCCTCCAAAAGAAATTCTCGAAAATAACTTTACGATACGAATCCACATAGACAAAACCACAAGGGAAAATGGTGCTTTGAAAGTGATAAAAAATTCTCATTCTAAAGGTATTCTAAGAATCGAAAATCTCGAAATGGAGGATGAAACGATTTGCGAAGTTGAAAAAGGCGGTATTATGATTATGAGACCTTTGCTTTTTCACGCATCCAGCAAAACAACAAATAACGAAAGAAGACGTGTAATTCATATTGAATTTAGTAAGCAAGAGCTTCCAAACGGTTTGTCGTGGAGTGAAAAAGATTGTATTGAAAATTAA
- a CDS encoding O-methyltransferase, which translates to MHFISQELEDYIEQHSENEPELLAKLNKETYQKILLPRMLSGHFQGRVLSMLSKLIRPVNILEIGTYTGYAALCLCEGMQENGQLHTIDIKEELIDFQRKYFDASPWGEQIFQHLGEAVSIIPTLEVKFDLVFIDADKENYLNYWEMIVPKMNKGGIILSDNVLWSGKILEPLHPNDISTKVLLEYNTLLKNDPRVETVLLPIRDGLTVSRVL; encoded by the coding sequence ATGCATTTTATATCACAGGAATTAGAAGATTACATCGAACAACATTCTGAAAACGAACCGGAATTATTGGCGAAATTAAACAAGGAAACCTACCAGAAAATACTTTTGCCAAGAATGTTGAGCGGGCATTTTCAAGGTCGTGTACTGAGCATGTTGTCTAAATTGATCCGTCCGGTAAACATTCTTGAAATCGGGACTTACACCGGTTATGCTGCTTTGTGTTTGTGCGAAGGAATGCAGGAAAACGGACAATTGCATACGATTGATATTAAAGAGGAGTTAATTGATTTTCAAAGAAAATATTTTGACGCCTCGCCTTGGGGAGAACAGATTTTCCAACATCTGGGAGAGGCTGTTTCTATTATACCAACTTTAGAAGTAAAATTTGATTTGGTTTTTATAGATGCCGATAAAGAAAATTACCTGAATTATTGGGAAATGATTGTTCCAAAAATGAACAAAGGTGGTATTATTTTATCCGACAACGTACTTTGGAGCGGCAAAATCCTTGAACCGCTACATCCAAATGACATTAGCACAAAAGTTCTTTTAGAATACAATACGCTTCTGAAAAACGACCCTAGAGTTGAAACGGTTTTATTACCTATTCGCGATGGATTGACGGTTAGTCGGGTACTTTAG
- a CDS encoding YceI family protein: MKTIKSILLTVLFTIVSLQLNAQKNYLVAKSAFEVAGTSTVHDWVMKSSEGSGIANLTVKGSKLTEINNLTVTLPAESIKSPKTSMDEIAYETLETKTHKNIKYVLKSATQINETTWVLLGTYTIAGVSKDYKTQISTASTNGNIILQGSNQITFADFEMAPPQAALGIVKAGKNLTIMFRITLSQEGHLSTSDYLTQAK; this comes from the coding sequence ATGAAGACAATTAAATCAATTTTATTGACCGTACTTTTTACAATCGTATCCTTACAACTCAACGCACAAAAAAACTATCTGGTGGCCAAATCGGCTTTTGAAGTTGCCGGCACTTCAACCGTACACGACTGGGTAATGAAATCTTCGGAAGGAAGCGGTATTGCTAACTTAACTGTTAAAGGTTCTAAATTAACAGAGATTAACAACTTAACCGTTACCCTTCCGGCAGAAAGTATAAAAAGCCCTAAAACAAGTATGGATGAAATCGCCTATGAAACTTTAGAGACCAAAACACATAAAAATATCAAGTATGTTTTAAAATCAGCCACTCAGATAAACGAAACAACCTGGGTATTACTTGGAACTTACACCATTGCCGGGGTGAGTAAAGACTATAAAACCCAGATCAGTACAGCGAGCACTAATGGAAACATTATTTTACAGGGGTCTAACCAAATCACTTTTGCCGATTTTGAAATGGCGCCTCCACAGGCTGCACTGGGAATTGTTAAAGCCGGGAAAAACTTAACTATAATGTTTCGCATTACGCTAAGCCAGGAAGGTCATTTAAGTACTTCTGATTATTTGACACAAGCGAAATAA
- the rlmN gene encoding 23S rRNA (adenine(2503)-C(2))-methyltransferase RlmN yields the protein MQIEKKDIRALSKDQLRDFFVANNDKAFRGNQVYEWLWSKGAHSFEDMTNVAKPTRAMLENNFVINHIKVDTMQRSSDGTVKNAVRLHDGLVVESVLIPTETRTTACVSSQVGCSLDCNFCATARLKRMRNLEPGEIYDQVLAIDKESRLYHNHPLSNIVFMGMGEPLMNYNNVIKAIDMITSTEGLGMSPKRIMVSTSGIPKMIKKMADDDVKFKLAVSLHSAIDEIRAKIMPFSKNFPLADLREALEYWYRKTKNKISYEYVVWKGINDDKASIDALVKFCKYVPCKVNLIEYNPIDDGEFQQASEESILAYIKALENIGVVVKVRRSRGKDIDAACGQLANKEG from the coding sequence ATGCAAATCGAGAAAAAAGACATACGAGCCTTATCAAAAGATCAATTACGGGATTTTTTTGTCGCCAATAACGACAAAGCCTTCCGTGGCAACCAAGTCTATGAATGGTTATGGAGTAAAGGAGCACACAGTTTTGAGGATATGACCAATGTAGCCAAACCTACAAGGGCCATGTTGGAGAATAATTTTGTAATCAACCACATTAAGGTTGATACTATGCAGCGCAGTAGCGACGGAACCGTAAAAAATGCAGTCCGTTTACATGATGGTTTGGTGGTAGAATCCGTTTTGATTCCTACCGAAACCCGAACAACAGCCTGTGTTTCCAGTCAGGTGGGCTGCAGTTTAGATTGTAATTTTTGTGCCACAGCAAGATTAAAAAGAATGCGAAATCTGGAACCGGGAGAAATCTATGATCAGGTTCTAGCTATTGATAAAGAAAGTCGTTTGTATCACAATCACCCATTGTCGAATATTGTTTTTATGGGAATGGGAGAGCCTTTAATGAATTATAACAATGTCATTAAAGCAATCGATATGATTACCTCTACAGAAGGTCTGGGAATGTCACCAAAACGTATCATGGTTTCGACATCCGGAATTCCGAAAATGATTAAAAAAATGGCCGATGATGATGTGAAATTCAAATTAGCGGTTTCCTTGCATTCAGCTATTGATGAAATTCGCGCGAAGATCATGCCTTTTAGTAAAAATTTCCCGCTGGCAGACTTGCGTGAAGCTTTGGAATATTGGTACAGAAAGACCAAAAACAAAATCTCGTACGAATATGTGGTTTGGAAAGGAATTAACGACGATAAAGCCTCAATTGATGCCCTGGTTAAGTTTTGCAAATATGTACCTTGTAAAGTAAATTTAATTGAATACAACCCAATTGACGATGGAGAATTTCAACAAGCTTCAGAAGAATCTATATTAGCTTATATAAAAGCATTAGAGAATATCGGAGTAGTGGTAAAAGTACGTCGAAGCAGAGGAAAAGATATCGATGCCGCCTGCGGGCAATTGGCAAATAAAGAAGGATAG
- a CDS encoding polyprenyl synthetase family protein — translation MNITSQIKQPIFNEMELFEKKFHESMTSKVALLNRITYYIVNRKGKQMRPMFVFLTAKMVSGGIVNERTYRGASVIELIHTATLVHDDVVDDSNRRRGFFSINALWKNKIAVLVGDYLLSKGLLLSIDNGDFDLLRIISVAVREMSEGELLQIEKARRLDITEEVYYEIIRKKTATLIAACCALGAKSVIEDDAQVENMRKFGELIGMAFQIKDDLFDYSEEAIGKPTGIDIKEQKMTLPLIHVLNNCTPQEKKWVINSIKNHNKDKKRVKEVIAFVKDHNGLTYAENKMVEFQQEALSLLQNFEDSEYKAALTLMVNYVIERKK, via the coding sequence ATGAATATTACCTCTCAAATAAAACAGCCCATTTTTAACGAGATGGAACTTTTTGAAAAAAAGTTCCATGAATCGATGACCTCAAAGGTCGCATTACTGAACCGTATTACGTATTATATCGTAAACCGTAAAGGAAAACAAATGCGTCCAATGTTTGTTTTTCTGACTGCAAAAATGGTTTCGGGTGGAATTGTAAACGAAAGAACCTATCGCGGAGCATCGGTAATAGAGCTGATTCATACCGCAACTCTCGTACATGATGATGTGGTGGATGACAGTAATCGTCGTCGTGGGTTTTTCTCGATCAATGCACTTTGGAAAAATAAAATCGCGGTTTTAGTTGGGGATTATTTACTGTCAAAAGGACTACTGCTTTCTATTGATAATGGTGATTTTGATTTGCTCCGAATTATTTCTGTTGCTGTTCGCGAAATGAGCGAGGGAGAATTACTTCAAATCGAAAAAGCCAGAAGACTCGATATTACTGAAGAGGTTTATTACGAAATTATCCGAAAGAAGACGGCGACACTTATTGCTGCTTGTTGTGCACTTGGTGCAAAATCGGTAATCGAAGACGATGCGCAGGTAGAAAACATGCGCAAGTTTGGGGAGCTTATCGGTATGGCTTTTCAAATCAAAGACGATTTATTTGACTATAGCGAAGAAGCCATCGGAAAACCAACCGGAATTGATATTAAAGAACAAAAAATGACTTTGCCTTTAATTCATGTACTCAATAATTGTACACCGCAGGAAAAAAAATGGGTAATTAACTCGATCAAAAACCACAACAAAGACAAGAAAAGGGTTAAAGAAGTGATTGCCTTTGTCAAAGACCATAATGGCTTGACTTATGCCGAAAACAAAATGGTCGAATTCCAGCAGGAAGCACTTTCATTACTTCAAAATTTTGAAGACTCTGAATACAAAGCCGCTTTGACTTTGATGGTGAATTATGTTATTGAGAGAAAGAAATAA
- a CDS encoding GNAT family N-acetyltransferase: MKNSTIQKVTLEDIAQLQKIGRQTFSETFSGDNSEEDMTQYLDEHFSTEKLTNELNNKNSEFYFAVLDGAIIGYLKLNFGESQTELKDTKAVEIERIYVPKEFHGQSVGQLLYEKAIQVAKQKEADYVWLGVWEENKRALSFYTKNGFIAFDKHIFVLGNDPQTDIMMKLQLK; the protein is encoded by the coding sequence ATGAAAAATAGCACCATTCAAAAAGTAACACTGGAAGATATTGCGCAATTGCAGAAAATTGGAAGACAAACTTTTTCTGAAACTTTTTCGGGAGACAACTCTGAAGAAGACATGACGCAATATTTAGACGAACATTTTTCAACAGAAAAATTGACTAATGAACTCAACAACAAGAACTCCGAATTTTATTTTGCTGTTCTTGACGGTGCCATAATTGGCTATTTAAAACTGAACTTCGGCGAATCCCAGACTGAGTTAAAGGATACTAAAGCAGTAGAAATTGAACGAATTTATGTGCCGAAAGAATTTCACGGACAAAGCGTGGGACAACTACTTTACGAAAAAGCAATTCAGGTAGCCAAACAAAAAGAGGCTGACTATGTTTGGTTGGGGGTTTGGGAAGAAAACAAGAGAGCACTTAGTTTCTATACCAAAAATGGTTTTATAGCATTTGACAAACACATTTTTGTTTTGGGAAATGATCCACAAACCGATATTATGATGAAACTTCAATTGAAATAA
- a CDS encoding RNA polymerase sigma factor, which produces MKIIQLHQEETKIIKLAVENNRQAQQQIYSRFSPKMLSVCRQYIKDIQLAEDVMITAFMKVFTHLNKFEHKGSFEGWIRRIMVNECISYLRVQKKVKFVEDEIYIEESFNAIDSQFSIEQIQFLIDALPDGYKMVFNLYAIEGYKHNEIAKMLGISEGTSKSQLSHARKMLQTQIKIVKKQDNGTE; this is translated from the coding sequence ATGAAAATTATTCAGTTACATCAGGAAGAAACCAAAATCATAAAGTTAGCTGTCGAAAACAATCGACAAGCGCAACAGCAGATTTACAGTAGGTTTTCTCCAAAAATGCTGAGTGTCTGCAGACAATATATAAAAGACATTCAGTTGGCGGAAGATGTAATGATAACTGCTTTTATGAAAGTGTTTACCCACCTAAACAAATTTGAGCACAAAGGAAGTTTTGAAGGTTGGATCCGACGGATTATGGTCAACGAATGTATCTCGTATTTAAGAGTTCAGAAAAAAGTAAAATTTGTTGAAGACGAGATTTATATAGAAGAAAGTTTTAATGCCATAGACAGCCAGTTTTCAATAGAGCAAATCCAGTTTTTAATAGACGCTTTGCCAGACGGTTATAAAATGGTTTTCAACTTATATGCGATCGAAGGATACAAACACAATGAAATAGCGAAGATGTTAGGAATTAGTGAAGGAACATCAAAATCGCAATTATCGCACGCTAGAAAAATGCTGCAAACACAAATTAAAATAGTAAAAAAACAAGACAATGGAACCGAATAA
- the dnaG gene encoding DNA primase, which yields MISQNTIDTVFETARVEEVIGDFVNLKRAGSNFKGLSPFSDERSPSFMVSPAKGIWKDFSTGKGGNSVKFLMEHSQFTYPEAIRYLARKYNIEIEETEQTDAEKAITDVRESMYLVSEFAKEYFHKTLLNSEEGKAIGLSYFKERGFTAETIKKFNLGYSPETWDALTKEALGKGYKLEFLESTGLTIPREDRPFDRFKGRVMFPIESMSGRVLGFGGRILTNDKKAAKYLNSPESDIYHKSKVLYGIFQAKQAIAKQNNCYLVEGYTDVIQFNQAGIENVVASSGTALTPDQIRLINRLTKNITVLFDGDAAGLRASIRGIDLILEEGMNVRVCGFPDGEDPDSFARKNSHDALVAYLEENSKDFIQFKASILMGEAKNDPIKKADLIRDMVTSISKIPDRIQREVYTQECARIMDISEQVLVSTLAQLTQKEITDTHKKQKQEQKAFEVHRNSYPPDDPRYYDDPTFPGDMEQPPPPSEKVDILYRLERKVIEILLLYGDKTEEFEDVLLKSNEEGEIIMVSEKKEYKVFERIYLSLQEDEVELSNGLFQNIFTDLIGFYNQNSKFSLEQYLMRLQPEFAQEVTDILMEDEKVTLHNWEGQNIFAKEKHASIGQYVTETIMSMRWYLVDRIIEELKSSIRPENSDNTELLSAIVDYSKLVNSFAKKLGRVMSRYH from the coding sequence TTGATTTCACAAAATACAATTGACACCGTTTTTGAAACTGCTCGTGTAGAGGAGGTTATTGGTGATTTTGTCAATTTAAAGCGGGCCGGAAGTAATTTTAAAGGACTGAGTCCTTTCTCAGACGAACGCTCTCCGTCGTTTATGGTGTCGCCCGCAAAAGGAATCTGGAAAGATTTTAGTACCGGAAAAGGAGGGAACTCGGTTAAATTCCTGATGGAACATTCTCAGTTTACCTATCCCGAAGCCATTCGATATCTGGCCAGAAAATACAATATTGAAATTGAAGAAACGGAACAAACGGATGCCGAAAAAGCAATTACAGATGTTCGTGAAAGTATGTATTTGGTTTCAGAATTTGCAAAAGAATATTTTCATAAAACACTTTTAAATTCAGAAGAAGGCAAAGCCATTGGACTTTCATACTTTAAAGAAAGAGGGTTTACCGCCGAAACAATAAAGAAATTTAATTTAGGATATTCACCCGAAACCTGGGATGCCCTGACCAAAGAAGCTTTGGGTAAAGGGTACAAACTGGAATTTCTGGAAAGTACCGGACTGACAATTCCAAGAGAAGACCGGCCTTTTGACCGTTTTAAGGGACGTGTAATGTTTCCTATCGAAAGCATGTCAGGACGTGTTTTGGGGTTTGGAGGACGTATTTTAACGAACGATAAAAAAGCAGCTAAATATCTAAATTCACCCGAAAGTGATATTTACCATAAAAGTAAAGTCCTTTACGGGATTTTTCAGGCCAAACAAGCAATTGCCAAACAAAACAATTGTTATTTGGTTGAAGGCTATACAGACGTAATTCAGTTTAACCAAGCGGGAATAGAGAATGTTGTCGCTTCTTCAGGAACAGCTTTAACACCGGATCAGATTAGATTAATCAATCGTCTGACTAAAAACATTACAGTTCTTTTTGATGGTGATGCGGCGGGATTACGCGCTTCTATTCGTGGAATCGATTTGATTCTGGAGGAAGGAATGAATGTAAGGGTGTGCGGTTTTCCTGATGGGGAAGATCCGGACAGTTTTGCCCGAAAGAATTCGCATGACGCCTTAGTAGCTTATTTAGAAGAAAACAGCAAAGATTTTATACAGTTTAAAGCTTCCATTTTGATGGGTGAAGCTAAAAACGACCCTATAAAAAAAGCTGATTTGATTCGGGATATGGTTACCAGTATTTCTAAGATTCCGGATCGAATTCAGCGTGAAGTGTATACACAGGAATGTGCCAGAATCATGGACATTTCCGAGCAGGTGTTAGTGAGTACGCTTGCACAGCTTACGCAGAAAGAAATTACAGATACCCATAAAAAACAAAAACAGGAACAAAAAGCGTTTGAGGTTCATCGAAACAGTTACCCGCCAGATGATCCGAGGTATTATGATGATCCTACTTTTCCGGGAGACATGGAACAACCTCCACCACCCTCTGAAAAAGTAGATATTCTGTACCGTTTAGAACGAAAAGTAATTGAAATTTTACTGCTTTACGGAGATAAAACAGAGGAATTTGAAGATGTACTTCTGAAAAGTAATGAGGAAGGCGAAATCATTATGGTTTCTGAAAAGAAAGAGTATAAAGTATTCGAGCGTATCTATCTGAGTTTACAGGAAGATGAGGTGGAACTTTCGAATGGATTATTTCAGAATATTTTTACTGATTTGATTGGTTTTTACAATCAGAACAGCAAATTTAGTTTGGAGCAATATTTAATGCGACTACAACCTGAATTTGCGCAAGAAGTAACCGATATTTTGATGGAAGACGAAAAAGTAACGTTGCACAACTGGGAGGGGCAAAATATCTTTGCAAAAGAGAAACATGCCAGTATCGGACAATATGTTACGGAAACAATTATGTCAATGCGTTGGTACTTGGTTGATCGAATTATCGAAGAATTAAAAAGCTCTATACGACCTGAAAATTCAGATAATACAGAGCTTTTGTCAGCTATCGTTGATTACTCAAAATTGGTTAATTCTTTTGCGAAAAAACTAGGAAGAGTAATGTCGCGATACCATTAA
- a CDS encoding response regulator transcription factor, producing the protein MIKVCLADNHPVTHFGVKSYFKDHDQISIVANVGNFSMVRDILQTKEIDILILDLELEGLSSIFEVKSILKNFPKTKIVIFSDLAEQMYAPNAIKAGVSGYVHKTEKLETLGLSIIKVHEGKIIINETVRKNMALIAKQSKSERLYRKLSNREIEVLRYLSDGKKNNEISKILNLNEKTISTYKLRLLTKLNVTNLVDLVNKAKTLEII; encoded by the coding sequence ATGATTAAAGTATGTCTAGCAGACAATCATCCTGTGACGCACTTTGGCGTTAAGTCTTATTTTAAAGACCACGATCAAATTTCAATTGTTGCCAATGTCGGCAATTTTTCAATGGTTAGAGATATTCTTCAAACGAAGGAGATTGACATTCTAATTCTGGACTTAGAATTAGAAGGACTTTCAAGCATCTTTGAAGTAAAATCTATCCTAAAAAATTTCCCAAAGACAAAAATTGTGATTTTCAGCGATCTGGCTGAACAAATGTATGCTCCAAATGCTATTAAAGCAGGAGTTTCCGGTTATGTACACAAAACAGAAAAACTTGAAACATTAGGTCTTTCTATTATTAAAGTACACGAAGGAAAAATTATTATCAACGAAACTGTTCGCAAAAACATGGCACTTATTGCTAAACAAAGCAAAAGCGAACGTCTTTACAGAAAACTTTCGAATCGTGAAATTGAGGTTTTACGTTACTTAAGTGATGGTAAGAAAAACAACGAAATCTCTAAAATCTTAAATCTGAACGAAAAAACGATCAGTACTTACAAATTAAGATTATTGACCAAATTAAATGTTACTAATCTGGTTGACTTAGTTAATAAGGCTAAGACTTTAGAAATTATTTAA